Proteins co-encoded in one Ruegeria pomeroyi DSS-3 genomic window:
- a CDS encoding glycosyltransferase family 4 protein, producing MARIAFYAPMKSPDSPVPSGDRELARSLRTMIAGRGVPVDLVSEFKSLDKQGDAGAQARLRAGAAVEVRRLIRDLPGDCALWVTYHNYYKAPDLIGPAVCAARAIPYVQIESTRATSRLTGPWAGFAQAAHDACDAARVIFYLTANDLITLERERFGTQALVELPPFLPENTLPSRTTADGPMLSAGMMRPGDKLASYRLIAETLAHLDGAWQLDIAGDGPARPEVAALMAPFGARVRFLGQLDRAGLQAAYGRSSLFFWPGVNEAFGMVYLEAQAAGLPVVAQDRPGVRDVLLPGPAYPAPEAGPEALAEMIDRLRADPGMRQRIGSEARDRIATRHLPTAAAAVFWGAVTPLMETAS from the coding sequence ATGGCCCGCATCGCCTTTTATGCGCCGATGAAATCGCCCGACAGCCCGGTCCCCTCAGGCGATCGCGAGCTGGCGCGCAGCCTGCGGACGATGATCGCCGGGCGCGGTGTGCCGGTCGATCTGGTCTCGGAGTTCAAGAGCCTCGACAAACAGGGCGATGCCGGGGCGCAGGCCCGGCTGCGCGCGGGCGCTGCGGTCGAGGTGCGGCGGCTGATCCGCGACCTGCCCGGCGATTGCGCCCTGTGGGTGACCTATCACAACTATTACAAGGCGCCCGACCTGATCGGCCCGGCGGTATGTGCCGCCCGCGCCATCCCCTATGTTCAGATCGAGAGCACCCGCGCCACCAGCCGCCTGACCGGCCCCTGGGCCGGGTTTGCGCAGGCAGCGCATGATGCCTGCGATGCGGCGCGCGTGATCTTCTACCTCACTGCCAATGACCTGATCACGCTGGAGCGGGAACGCTTCGGCACTCAGGCGCTGGTCGAACTGCCGCCCTTTCTGCCCGAGAACACCCTGCCATCGCGCACTACAGCCGATGGCCCGATGCTGAGCGCGGGCATGATGCGGCCCGGCGACAAGCTTGCCTCATACCGGCTGATCGCGGAAACGCTGGCACATCTGGACGGCGCCTGGCAGCTCGATATCGCGGGCGATGGCCCGGCCCGGCCCGAGGTCGCGGCACTGATGGCGCCCTTTGGCGCGCGGGTGCGGTTCCTGGGCCAGCTTGACCGGGCCGGATTGCAGGCGGCCTATGGCCGCTCCTCGCTGTTCTTCTGGCCCGGCGTGAACGAGGCCTTTGGCATGGTCTATCTCGAGGCGCAGGCCGCCGGCCTGCCGGTGGTGGCGCAGGACCGGCCCGGGGTGCGCGACGTGCTGCTGCCCGGCCCCGCCTATCCCGCACCCGAGGCAGGACCCGAGGCACTGGCCGAAATGATCGACCGCCTGCGCGCCGATCCCGGCATGCGCCAGCGGATCGGCAGCGAAGCCCGAGACCGTATCGCCACCCGGCATCTGCCCACCGCGGCGGCGGCGGTGTTCTGGGGCGCTGTGACACCGCTGATGGAGACCGCTTCATGA
- a CDS encoding nucleotide sugar dehydrogenase — MSRQTDQDRIAVLGLGYVGLPLALGLARAGFQTLGFDTDAAHITALGRGHDRNGEVSERSLAETRARFSCDPADLAGCTVYIIGVPTPITDAKTPDLEPLKGACRMIAPHLVPGDMVIVESTVYPGVTEEICGPVLAEGSGLELYSQIKLAYSPERVNPGDAEHSMENVVKIVSAQDAETLDRVAAIYAPVVKAGVHRASSIRTAEAAKVIENTQRDLNIALVNEFSLIFSRLGLDTLEVLEAAGTKWNFLPFKPGLVGGHCIGVDPYYLTYRAEQSGYHPEVILAGRRINDNMGRHVARQLIKALIARRIDPGRARVLVMGFTFKENCADIRNTRVADILSELAEYSVATEVCDPWVDPEAMEQEYGVTPVSEPTTGAYDAIVVAVAHRQFVELGAAAIRAFGLPGAVLYDIKGIFSKSDTDLRL, encoded by the coding sequence ATGTCGCGCCAAACGGATCAGGACCGGATCGCCGTGCTTGGGCTGGGCTATGTCGGCCTGCCGCTGGCGCTGGGTCTGGCGCGGGCAGGCTTTCAGACGCTGGGGTTCGACACCGATGCCGCGCATATCACGGCGCTGGGGCGCGGCCATGATCGCAATGGCGAGGTCTCGGAACGCTCGCTGGCCGAGACGCGGGCGCGGTTTTCCTGCGATCCTGCCGATCTGGCGGGCTGCACCGTCTATATCATCGGCGTGCCGACCCCGATCACCGATGCCAAGACTCCCGATCTGGAACCGCTCAAGGGCGCCTGCCGGATGATCGCGCCGCATCTGGTGCCCGGCGACATGGTGATCGTCGAAAGCACGGTCTACCCTGGCGTGACCGAAGAGATCTGCGGCCCGGTTCTGGCCGAGGGCAGCGGGCTGGAGCTTTACTCGCAGATCAAGCTGGCCTACTCGCCCGAGCGGGTGAACCCCGGCGATGCCGAGCATTCGATGGAGAATGTGGTCAAGATCGTCTCGGCCCAGGACGCCGAAACGCTGGACCGGGTCGCCGCCATCTATGCCCCGGTGGTCAAGGCGGGTGTGCATAGGGCCAGTTCAATCCGCACCGCCGAGGCCGCCAAGGTGATCGAGAATACCCAGCGCGACCTCAACATCGCCCTGGTCAACGAATTCTCGCTGATCTTCTCGCGCCTGGGGCTCGACACGCTCGAAGTGCTGGAGGCCGCCGGAACCAAGTGGAACTTCCTGCCCTTCAAGCCCGGGCTGGTGGGCGGGCACTGCATCGGGGTCGACCCCTATTACCTGACCTACCGGGCCGAGCAGAGCGGCTATCACCCCGAGGTGATCCTGGCGGGCCGGCGCATCAACGACAACATGGGCCGCCACGTGGCGCGCCAGCTGATCAAGGCTCTGATCGCCCGCCGCATCGACCCGGGCCGGGCGCGGGTGCTGGTGATGGGCTTCACCTTCAAGGAGAACTGCGCCGATATCCGCAATACGCGGGTGGCCGACATCCTGTCGGAACTGGCCGAATACTCGGTCGCGACCGAGGTCTGCGACCCCTGGGTTGACCCCGAGGCAATGGAACAGGAATATGGCGTCACACCGGTTTCGGAACCCACGACCGGCGCTTATGATGCGATTGTTGTTGCGGTGGCGCATCGGCAGTTTGTCGAGTTGGGGGCTGCGGCCATTCGGGCCTTTGGCCTGCCGGGCGCTGTCCTCTATGATATCAAGGGCATTTTTTCCAAATCCGACACGGATCTAAGGCTATAG
- a CDS encoding mechanosensitive ion channel family protein produces MIVAFRLFLACLGLFLCLSSPLAAQVSLYSGIAGTSDESAGGDLAEAIRAASEAGASVIVIDSAGRVAAAGTEAGAVETARVDPMGEASQLMKAQEKVSDFIGALRSRLEALPYSIFEVQYILRQTSPDGRIATYAEVLAINLVLLLIGRWMSIEIYGKRIARKHVVSRIREAPRGYREKMPFLVFRFVMGVGATLFAMVFAFIIGFLIFGPMQDLSIQFTVTAIFTAYFLARTASDLWRMVLSPYLSQYRLPPFSDRDAKRLYLWASLLATYDISSELFSTWVADFGLNYNVYAMVYGVLTGVGALGNVLMVLFNGRAISNAIRGGRTKDEVSWILRLVSVAWAPVVLFYMVFGWLQLAFDLVLERPVHIPLMAGTYGIFMSVVVAYGAMNYLLERYFDRTRQVKELNAALAEAEAAEDLSMTGVSAQRHHIATFEDLARRVAGILAFVVGTYALVLIWNPEMDWTGDLPIDRALDVMVIIFLGYIVFHFFRIWIDSKIAEETVDVPEGELGDEGGGTSASRLATLLPLFRGAILAVVVVSIVLIALMEVGINVSPLFAGAGVVGLAVGFGSQTLVRDIFSGAFFLVDDAFRKGEYIDIGDVKGTVEKISVRSFQLRHHLGALHTIPFGEIKVLTNFSRDWVIMKLPLRVTYDTDVEKVRKLIKNLGQELLSDPVIGDNFIQPLKSQGVIEMQDSAMIIRVKFMTKPGDQWLVRKRVYQDIRELFAREGIKFAHREVTVRLADGQEAAKMTPQQREAVTGAVQAAIDEDVLDDMMDDDR; encoded by the coding sequence ATGATTGTAGCCTTTCGTCTTTTCCTTGCCTGTCTTGGCTTGTTTCTGTGTCTGTCGTCACCGCTGGCGGCGCAGGTCTCGCTTTATTCAGGGATCGCCGGAACCTCGGACGAGAGCGCCGGCGGCGATCTGGCCGAGGCCATTCGCGCCGCCTCCGAGGCCGGGGCCTCGGTCATCGTGATCGACAGCGCCGGACGGGTGGCCGCAGCCGGAACCGAAGCGGGCGCGGTTGAAACCGCCCGCGTCGATCCAATGGGCGAGGCGTCACAGCTGATGAAGGCGCAGGAAAAGGTGTCCGACTTCATCGGGGCGCTGCGCTCTCGGCTCGAGGCACTGCCCTATTCCATCTTCGAGGTGCAATACATCCTGCGCCAGACCAGCCCCGACGGGCGGATCGCGACCTATGCCGAGGTGCTGGCGATCAACCTGGTGCTGCTGCTGATCGGGCGCTGGATGTCGATCGAGATCTACGGCAAGCGCATCGCACGCAAACATGTGGTGTCGCGGATCCGCGAGGCGCCGCGCGGCTATCGGGAAAAGATGCCGTTCCTGGTGTTCCGCTTCGTGATGGGGGTGGGGGCGACCCTGTTCGCCATGGTCTTTGCCTTCATCATCGGCTTCCTGATCTTTGGACCTATGCAGGATCTGTCGATCCAGTTCACGGTCACCGCGATCTTTACCGCCTATTTCCTGGCCCGGACCGCCTCGGACCTGTGGCGGATGGTGCTGTCGCCCTATCTGAGCCAGTACCGGCTGCCGCCCTTTTCGGACCGCGACGCCAAGCGGCTGTATCTCTGGGCGTCGCTGCTGGCGACCTATGATATCTCCAGCGAGCTGTTCTCGACCTGGGTCGCCGATTTCGGCCTGAACTACAATGTCTATGCCATGGTCTATGGCGTGCTGACCGGGGTCGGCGCCCTAGGCAATGTGCTGATGGTGCTGTTCAACGGGCGGGCGATCTCGAATGCCATACGCGGCGGCCGGACCAAGGACGAGGTGTCGTGGATACTGCGGCTGGTGTCGGTCGCCTGGGCGCCGGTGGTGCTGTTCTACATGGTGTTCGGCTGGCTGCAACTGGCCTTCGATCTGGTGCTGGAGCGTCCGGTTCATATCCCGCTGATGGCTGGCACCTATGGCATCTTCATGTCGGTCGTGGTCGCTTATGGCGCGATGAACTACCTGCTCGAGCGCTATTTCGACCGGACCCGGCAGGTGAAGGAGTTGAACGCCGCCCTGGCCGAGGCAGAGGCGGCGGAAGACCTGTCCATGACGGGGGTCAGCGCGCAGCGGCATCACATCGCCACGTTCGAGGACCTGGCCCGCCGGGTAGCCGGTATCCTGGCCTTTGTTGTGGGCACCTATGCGCTGGTCCTGATCTGGAACCCCGAGATGGACTGGACCGGTGATCTGCCCATCGACCGGGCGTTGGATGTGATGGTGATCATCTTCCTGGGCTATATCGTGTTTCACTTCTTCCGGATCTGGATCGACAGCAAGATTGCCGAAGAGACGGTGGATGTGCCCGAGGGAGAGCTCGGCGACGAGGGCGGCGGAACCAGCGCTAGCCGCCTGGCGACGCTGCTGCCGCTGTTCAGGGGCGCGATCCTGGCGGTTGTGGTGGTTTCGATCGTGCTGATCGCGCTGATGGAAGTGGGGATCAATGTCAGCCCGCTGTTTGCCGGTGCCGGCGTGGTCGGTCTGGCGGTGGGCTTCGGCTCGCAAACGCTGGTGCGGGATATCTTTTCGGGTGCGTTCTTTCTGGTCGATGACGCGTTCCGCAAGGGAGAGTATATCGACATCGGCGATGTGAAGGGCACGGTCGAAAAAATCTCGGTCCGTTCCTTCCAGCTGCGCCACCATCTGGGAGCGCTGCACACGATCCCCTTTGGTGAGATCAAGGTGCTGACCAACTTCTCGCGTGATTGGGTGATCATGAAACTGCCGCTGCGGGTGACCTATGACACCGACGTGGAAAAGGTGCGCAAGCTGATCAAAAACCTTGGGCAGGAGCTGCTGAGCGATCCGGTGATCGGCGACAATTTCATCCAGCCGCTGAAAAGTCAGGGTGTGATCGAGATGCAGGATTCGGCGATGATCATCCGGGTCAAGTTCATGACCAAGCCGGGCGATCAATGGCTGGTGCGCAAGCGGGTTTATCAGGACATTCGTGAGCTTTTTGCCCGCGAAGGCATCAAGTTCGCCCATCGCGAGGTCACGGTACGTCTGGCCGACGGCCAGGAGGCTGCCAAGATGACACCACAGCAGCGTGAGGCGGTAACGGGTGCGGTCCAGGCCGCCATCGACGAGGATGTGTTGGACGACATGATGGATGACGACCGCTGA
- a CDS encoding polysaccharide deacetylase family protein encodes MTPDWTPLDAELARWAAEGLTLPLWWRDDDAVSTTPQLDRLTALAEDLDLPVHLAVIPAGADTALADHVTAHPHLVPVVHGWAHQNHVPATEKKAEFRAHRPLSEILTEAGQGKARLQALFGDALRPMFVPPWNRIAPEVTAGLPPLGYRALSTATPRRSPMAAPGLAQVNTHLDPIDWRGSRGLVAPQTLIAQTATLLADRREGRADATEPFGILTHHLVHDDEIWQFSGALLARLLAGPCQPWTMPAEETDR; translated from the coding sequence ATGACCCCGGACTGGACCCCACTCGATGCCGAACTGGCGCGATGGGCGGCCGAGGGGCTTACCCTGCCGCTCTGGTGGCGCGACGATGACGCGGTGAGCACGACCCCACAGCTGGACCGGCTGACCGCGCTGGCCGAGGACCTGGACCTGCCCGTGCATCTGGCGGTGATCCCCGCCGGGGCCGATACCGCGCTGGCTGACCACGTCACCGCGCATCCGCATCTGGTCCCGGTCGTGCATGGCTGGGCGCACCAGAACCACGTCCCCGCGACCGAGAAGAAGGCCGAGTTTCGCGCCCACCGCCCACTGTCCGAGATCCTGACCGAGGCCGGGCAAGGCAAGGCACGGTTGCAGGCACTGTTTGGCGATGCGCTGCGGCCGATGTTCGTGCCGCCCTGGAACCGGATCGCGCCCGAGGTCACCGCCGGCCTGCCCCCGCTGGGCTATCGCGCGCTGTCCACCGCAACCCCGCGCCGCAGCCCGATGGCCGCGCCGGGGCTGGCGCAGGTCAACACCCATCTCGACCCGATCGACTGGCGCGGCAGCCGCGGACTGGTGGCGCCGCAGACCCTGATCGCCCAGACCGCCACGCTGCTGGCGGATCGGCGCGAGGGGCGCGCCGATGCCACCGAGCCCTTTGGCATCCTGACCCACCATCTGGTGCATGACGACGAAATCTGGCAGTTCTCCGGGGCGCTGCTGGCGCGGCTGTTGGCCGGCCCCTGCCAGCCATGGACCATGCCCGCCGAGGAGACCGACCGATGA
- a CDS encoding histidine phosphatase family protein produces the protein MRRLALLRHGHTDWNRAGRIQGRSDIPLDDAARHDLGALALPAPWDRATLWSSPLSRAVETAKLVAGHTPRNAPALTEMNWGDWEGQRGRDLLDTPGSGYRHIEDWGWDFRPPAGESPAEVWTRIDPWLAGLTGDSVAVCHIGIMRVILARAHGWNFDGIPPFKVKRNRLFVVSLDPLAPSGEPVRLIPREARP, from the coding sequence ATGAGACGCCTCGCCCTTCTGCGCCATGGTCACACCGACTGGAACCGCGCCGGTCGCATCCAGGGCCGCAGCGACATCCCGCTGGACGACGCCGCACGGCACGACCTGGGCGCGCTGGCCCTGCCCGCGCCCTGGGATCGCGCGACGCTCTGGTCCAGCCCGCTCTCGCGCGCGGTGGAAACCGCCAAACTGGTGGCCGGGCACACGCCCCGCAACGCGCCTGCTCTGACCGAGATGAACTGGGGCGACTGGGAGGGGCAGCGCGGGAGAGACCTGCTCGACACGCCCGGCAGCGGCTATCGGCATATCGAGGACTGGGGCTGGGATTTCCGCCCGCCCGCAGGGGAAAGCCCGGCAGAGGTCTGGACCCGGATCGACCCCTGGCTGGCCGGGTTGACCGGCGACAGCGTCGCGGTCTGCCATATCGGCATCATGCGGGTCATCTTAGCTCGCGCCCATGGCTGGAATTTCGACGGCATCCCGCCCTTCAAGGTCAAGCGCAACCGGCTTTTCGTCGTTTCGCTCGACCCTCTGGCGCCCTCGGGCGAACCAGTGCGGCTGATCCCGCGCGAGGCCCGCCCATGA
- a CDS encoding glycosyltransferase family protein translates to MKVMIVVTHLLGTGHLSRALTLGRAFAATGHQVRLVSGGMPAPQLDPAGLELVQLPPLRSDGVDFARLLTETGAEADAGFHTTRQAALLEALTAFAPDVLITELYPFGRRSLKTEFRALLAAARALPRPPLVLSSIRDILAPPSKPAKAEEADQVIAEAYDAVLVHSDPKVTRLEASWPVSAALADKLRYTGYVAPPPAEPHPERAGAGEILVSAGGGAVGGPLFRVALEAARRMPSHRWRLLVGGTQAGAEVAALQEQASNAPVTVEPARPDFRAMLTHAAASVSMCGYNTALDLLQARTPAVLIPFDAGKEVEQGLRARALTALPGFATVTSAELTPETLMRALQQVMRDPRRDTTTLRFDGAAETVRMVEMMEAAR, encoded by the coding sequence ATGAAGGTGATGATCGTCGTCACCCATTTGCTGGGCACCGGCCATCTGAGCCGGGCGCTGACGCTGGGCCGCGCCTTTGCCGCCACCGGGCATCAGGTGCGGCTGGTCTCGGGCGGTATGCCCGCCCCACAGCTCGACCCGGCGGGGCTGGAGTTGGTGCAACTGCCGCCGCTCCGCTCGGACGGGGTGGATTTCGCCCGCCTGCTGACCGAGACAGGGGCCGAGGCAGACGCAGGCTTTCACACCACGCGGCAGGCGGCGCTGCTGGAGGCGCTCACCGCCTTTGCCCCCGATGTGCTGATCACCGAGCTTTACCCCTTTGGCCGCCGCAGCCTGAAGACCGAATTCCGCGCCCTGCTGGCCGCCGCGCGGGCGCTGCCGCGCCCGCCGCTGGTGTTGAGTTCGATCCGCGACATCCTCGCGCCGCCCTCGAAACCGGCCAAGGCGGAAGAAGCCGATCAGGTGATCGCCGAAGCCTATGACGCGGTGCTGGTGCATTCCGACCCAAAGGTCACCCGGCTGGAGGCCAGCTGGCCAGTCAGCGCCGCGCTGGCAGACAAGCTGCGCTACACCGGCTATGTGGCGCCGCCCCCTGCCGAACCGCACCCGGAGCGCGCCGGGGCGGGAGAGATCCTGGTCAGCGCCGGTGGCGGTGCCGTGGGCGGGCCGCTGTTCCGGGTCGCGCTGGAGGCCGCGCGCCGGATGCCCTCCCACCGCTGGCGGCTGCTGGTGGGCGGCACCCAGGCTGGCGCCGAGGTGGCCGCATTGCAAGAGCAGGCGAGCAACGCCCCGGTCACGGTGGAACCCGCGCGCCCCGATTTCCGCGCCATGCTGACCCATGCCGCGGCCTCGGTCAGCATGTGCGGCTACAATACCGCGCTGGACCTGCTGCAAGCGCGCACCCCCGCCGTGCTGATCCCCTTTGACGCGGGCAAGGAGGTCGAGCAGGGTCTGCGCGCCCGCGCCCTGACCGCCCTGCCCGGCTTTGCCACGGTGACCAGCGCCGAGCTGACCCCCGAAACCCTGATGCGGGCCTTGCAACAGGTGATGCGCGACCCGCGACGCGACACGACCACCTTGCGCTTTGACGGCGCGGCAGAGACGGTGCGCATGGTCGAGATGATGGAGGCGGCACGATGA
- a CDS encoding glycosyltransferase family 4 protein — MTSDSPKLAVVVKGWPRLSETFIAQELVALEEAGHDFDIWSLRHPTDVKRHPLHERLRARVRYLPEYLWQEPERVWRARAVAQALPGYAEAYRAWRADLARDRTKNRIRRFGQACVMAAELPASTRGLYAHFLHTPASVARYAAIMRGLPWSFSAHAKDIWTSPDWEKAEKLSAASHGAAFGATCTAVGATHLRGLTDDPGRVDLVYHGLDLARFPDPPARSPRAASAPLAMLSVGRLVEKKGFDRLIAGFGLLPPGLRWHWTHIGGGGDRAALTAQAEALGIAQQITWRGACDQPEVIAAMRAADLFVLPSRVAADGDRDGLPNVLMEAASQLLPILSTPVSAIPEFITDGAHGTLSDDAPEALARAIATLAADPERAAGMAAAARVRLLSEFTMAPGIAHLSNRLTALCAGG; from the coding sequence ATGACCTCAGACAGCCCGAAACTAGCCGTAGTGGTCAAGGGCTGGCCGCGCCTGTCCGAAACCTTCATCGCGCAGGAACTGGTGGCGCTGGAGGAGGCGGGCCACGACTTCGACATCTGGTCGCTGCGCCATCCAACAGATGTGAAACGCCACCCCCTGCACGAACGGCTGCGCGCACGCGTGCGCTATCTGCCGGAATACCTGTGGCAAGAGCCCGAGCGGGTCTGGCGCGCGCGCGCCGTTGCGCAGGCCCTGCCCGGCTACGCCGAGGCCTATCGGGCCTGGCGCGCCGATCTGGCCCGGGACCGCACGAAGAACCGTATCCGCCGGTTCGGACAGGCCTGCGTGATGGCCGCCGAGCTGCCCGCCTCGACCCGGGGGCTTTACGCGCATTTCCTGCATACCCCCGCCTCGGTCGCGCGCTATGCCGCGATCATGCGCGGTCTGCCGTGGAGCTTTTCGGCCCATGCCAAGGATATCTGGACCTCGCCCGACTGGGAAAAAGCCGAGAAACTGAGCGCCGCCAGCCATGGCGCGGCCTTTGGCGCCACCTGCACGGCTGTGGGCGCCACGCATCTGCGCGGGCTGACCGATGATCCGGGCCGGGTCGATCTGGTCTATCACGGGCTCGATCTGGCCCGCTTTCCCGACCCGCCCGCGCGCAGCCCGCGCGCGGCGAGTGCCCCGCTGGCGATGCTGTCGGTGGGGCGGCTGGTGGAGAAGAAGGGCTTTGACCGGCTGATCGCCGGTTTTGGGCTGTTGCCGCCCGGCCTGCGCTGGCACTGGACCCATATCGGCGGCGGCGGCGACCGCGCCGCCCTGACCGCACAGGCCGAGGCGCTGGGGATCGCGCAACAGATCACTTGGCGCGGCGCCTGCGATCAGCCCGAGGTAATCGCCGCCATGCGCGCCGCCGACCTGTTTGTCCTGCCCAGCCGGGTCGCCGCCGATGGCGACCGCGACGGGCTGCCCAATGTACTGATGGAGGCGGCCTCGCAATTGCTGCCGATCCTGTCGACCCCGGTTTCGGCAATCCCCGAGTTCATCACCGACGGCGCTCATGGCACCCTGTCGGACGACGCGCCCGAGGCGCTGGCACGGGCCATTGCCACATTGGCCGCCGACCCCGAGCGCGCGGCCGGCATGGCCGCAGCCGCGCGCGTGCGCCTGCTGTCGGAATTCACCATGGCCCCCGGCATCGCCCATCTGTCCAACCGGCTGACCGCCCTCTGCGCCGGGGGCTGA
- a CDS encoding glycosyltransferase family protein produces the protein MQGESRTVDTGRAARVMLYSHDTFGLGHLRRSRALAAAITQADPSASALILTGSPVAGRFTFPRRVDHVRLPGVTKRADGSYASQTMGMGIDEVTDLRSGLIRGAAERYDPDILIVDKEPTGFRGELLPTLDCLQRRGRARLVLGLRDVLDEPEVLAAEWARKGAVAATERFYDEIWVYGLRSVYDPTAGLPLSPEAQARMHWTGYLRRDLGPVGTPPHQPYVLITPGGGGDGEAMVNLVLSAYEQDPTLSPRAVLVYGPFLSGDTRAEFERRVAALNGRVTAVGFESEIETLFAGAAGVVCMGGYNTFCEVLSFDQRAVIVPRTVPRLEQWIRASRAEELGLVRMLEESRDGLTPETMIQAIRNLPNQPLPSQAIGEGLLDGLDHVTRRVRALLSKTSHQAAE, from the coding sequence ATGCAGGGCGAGAGCAGGACAGTCGACACCGGCCGAGCGGCGCGTGTGATGTTGTACAGCCACGATACGTTCGGGCTGGGCCATCTTCGACGTAGCCGGGCGCTGGCCGCCGCGATCACCCAGGCCGACCCCTCGGCCTCGGCGCTGATCCTGACCGGCTCGCCGGTGGCGGGGCGTTTCACCTTTCCGCGCCGGGTCGACCACGTACGCCTGCCTGGCGTGACCAAGCGCGCCGACGGCTCTTATGCCTCGCAGACGATGGGGATGGGCATCGACGAGGTGACCGACCTGCGCAGCGGTCTGATCCGCGGCGCCGCAGAACGGTATGACCCCGATATCCTGATCGTCGACAAGGAACCGACCGGCTTTCGCGGCGAGCTGCTGCCGACGCTCGACTGTCTGCAACGGCGCGGGCGTGCCCGGCTGGTGCTGGGCCTGCGCGACGTGCTGGACGAGCCCGAGGTGCTGGCTGCCGAATGGGCGCGCAAGGGTGCCGTGGCGGCGACCGAACGCTTTTATGACGAGATCTGGGTTTACGGGCTGCGCTCGGTCTATGACCCGACGGCGGGCCTGCCCCTCAGCCCCGAAGCGCAGGCGCGCATGCACTGGACTGGCTATCTGCGCCGCGATCTGGGGCCGGTGGGCACCCCGCCGCATCAACCCTATGTGCTGATCACCCCCGGTGGCGGTGGCGATGGCGAGGCGATGGTCAATCTGGTTTTGTCCGCCTATGAACAGGACCCGACCCTGTCGCCACGCGCGGTGCTGGTCTATGGCCCCTTCCTGTCGGGCGACACCCGCGCCGAGTTCGAACGGCGCGTGGCGGCGCTGAACGGGCGGGTGACCGCGGTCGGGTTCGAAAGCGAGATCGAAACGCTCTTTGCCGGGGCCGCCGGCGTTGTGTGCATGGGCGGTTACAACACCTTTTGCGAGGTGCTGTCCTTTGATCAGCGCGCGGTGATCGTGCCGCGCACCGTGCCGCGTCTGGAACAGTGGATCCGCGCCAGCCGCGCCGAAGAGCTGGGCCTGGTGCGGATGCTGGAGGAAAGCCGCGACGGGCTGACGCCCGAGACCATGATTCAGGCCATTCGCAACCTGCCCAACCAGCCGCTGCCCAGCCAGGCCATCGGCGAGGGTCTGCTGGACGGGCTCGACCATGTCACCCGCCGCGTCCGCGCGCTGCTGAGCAAGACCAGCCATCAGGCGGCGGAATGA
- a CDS encoding class I SAM-dependent methyltransferase, which translates to MSRLDSMLRRLTAQRDGLNWAALQISGIPGEVLDMGLGNGRTYDHLREILPGRRIRVMDRVLQCHPSCTPPEADFLMGEAEPMLERLAAEGAPIVLAHYDFGMGIKADDVAEAARLSPLIARVMVPGGLIISGQPLVGFTPVAAPDSIPPERYLFYRA; encoded by the coding sequence ATGAGCCGATTGGATTCAATGCTGCGCCGCCTGACCGCGCAACGGGACGGGCTGAACTGGGCTGCGCTTCAGATCTCCGGCATCCCGGGCGAGGTGCTCGACATGGGGCTGGGCAACGGGCGCACCTATGACCACCTGCGCGAGATCCTGCCGGGCCGCCGCATCCGGGTGATGGATCGGGTGCTGCAATGCCACCCCTCGTGCACCCCGCCCGAGGCGGATTTCCTGATGGGCGAAGCGGAACCGATGCTGGAGCGTCTGGCCGCCGAGGGCGCCCCGATCGTTCTGGCCCATTACGATTTCGGCATGGGGATCAAGGCCGATGACGTGGCCGAGGCCGCTCGGCTCAGCCCGCTGATCGCCCGTGTTATGGTGCCCGGCGGCCTGATCATCTCGGGCCAGCCGCTGGTCGGGTTCACCCCAGTCGCAGCCCCCGACAGCATCCCGCCCGAACGCTACCTGTTCTACCGGGCCTGA